The region GGCTTGTGCTAAAAATTGCAACAAAACCAGTATGACATATGCAAGTATGCCACCCCCACACTTATACCGTCGCTCAAACCTTACTCAACAACATAAGAAAATAAATGGGAAAAGTGGGATGTAAGGGAAAGGGAGAAAAAGAGTTGGAGGGTGATGAGGCTACAATAAACTCGATGTTTTACTGCTCAACCGAGAAAAGAGTATATGTACCAAGTATTCTTGGTTCAAATAATATTGCAAATCAATTTCAATAACATAATTGTAACAACTTATGCCTGTCTGCTCAACcaaaaaatgagagaaaaatcTAATTTTTATAATATTGATACTACAAAGCTCTAGGGTTCATATTCAATCAACAGAAAATTAAAATCTAATATTATAATAGTAGTTTTCCACATCATATTAGAATCTAATACTTATTTTATTAGCTTTTAAGATAATAAAATTAAGGGCTTTAAACCTTGCCAATGAAAAAATATAACTTAAATGTGTTAACATCGTTGTTCGTATATAGGAAATCATTACAATTAATAAGGAGGTAATGACAAATTGATAATCACATTTCATGGATTCGTTTTTTAAAGATACATTTACGAATGTATAATACACAAATATTTATGTAACTACTACGCTAAGAAATATAAAAATAACCTGGGCTAAAGGCTAGTAAATGTTATAATGCATAAGATATTTGTTAgttgaaaatatttttttgttaattactacaaaatttttaaaattttaagatatGCAATGAATTGATCCCCAGACACTTTTATGTATTAGCAATAATACTAGATTAAACCATTTTCTAAATGGATACGCTCCCTAACAAAGTCAACGAGTTGCTGATTAACAAAGTACACAATGTGCTTGCAACCAACAGAAATATATAAGTAGCTCGCCAGCCGCAAGGAGCAAAGCTCGTAAACAAAATAAACGAGCGGCTGGAAGACACAAACAATTTTCACAAGGAGCCGAGCTTTAATGAAATTTTGAGCTTTAACTAAACCGCCTATTTTTCTAACTGTTTCAAGTTAAAGGAGTACAAATATAGGTTTGACTTGATTAAATTCCCCGATCCCCACAGTTAAAAGTTTCTGTTTATCCTTTAAGGTCGGTAGAACAAAGCAAATACTACTTCAAGCCTAAGGTCCCCATTCGAACTAGCAACTGTCAAAAATTGCACTGCTCCCCGTTGATTTCAATTCATTTCAGAACAACAGAAAGGCATTGATGGTTTCAAACTAATTGGATCTCACAAGCTCCAAAATACAAGAAAACAGGTTTTCAATTGATAGTATAAAGATAAAGAAACTATGGTATAGATATACATACCTGTCACCAACAGGCTTGGTAAATATCTGAAGCAATGTACCCTGATCATCCTTATCCACCAAAATCCCCAATTCCTCACACTCCTTAATCTGTTCATCACTCAACACGTCCCCAACCCTGTTTTTCAAATTCTTGTAATACGTAGGCGGTGGCGTAGGCATAAACTCAAAACCACCAATACAACTCCTCTTCCTCATCTCCCTCAAAGTCCTAAAAATGTCCTCACTCACCAACGCCAAGTGCTGCACACCGGCCCCTTCATTGTGCTCCAAATAAGTCTGTATCTGACTCTTCCTCTTAGTCCCATAAACCGGCTCATTCAACGGCAACAAAACCATCTCATCATTATTAGCCAACACCACGGAATTCAATCCACTCTCCAACGTCCCCACATCCTCCGCTGTAAATTCCGCAAATTCATGAAACCCCGTAAACCCTTTAATATACTCAACAACCGGCCCTAACTCGGGAACATTCCCAACGGCATGATCAATTCGCCTAATTCCATAATCCAAATCACGAAACGACGCCGCTCCATCCACCACCTCAAATCCAGGCAAAAACAAACCATCCTCCTTAGGACTATCAAAACTAACAAACCTCAACACCACATCACCGTACAACTCCACCTCAGCTAACCAAACGCCGTCACCCAACTGAACCGGACCCGAACACGCCCTTGCTCCATGCGCAACACTCGCCACAAAAGCAGCCTCCGCGTCAGCAACCTCAATAGCAATGGCGCGAACGCCAAGGCCGTGTTTGGCAGCGAATAAATGAAAAGTAGGAGCAGAAAAAGTAGGAATAGTAGCGGAAGCGGAGGAAGTAGTGGTGGAAGGAGAGTAAGGAGCGGTGAAAACGAAATTAAGATGAGCAGAGCGAATGAGATACGAAGCGTGAACAGAATTACCAGTAGAAAGATCAGATTTAGCTATGATAGGCATACCAAGACCCCAAGAGAAGCGGCGACAAGTGTTGGTAGCGTCGCCGCACCAGAACTCGATGTGGTGAAAGCGCTTGACGATGAAATGGTCGGAGTTAGGATTGGTGCGAATGAAGTTGTTGAAACCGACGAGCTTGAACGTTGCAGGTGAGGTGTTTGATGAAGTGGTTGTCTGAGTTTCGGCTTCTGATTGCTGTTTTCCCATTTTGGGTGTAAAGGGTTTGTAATGTGTTTGCGTGAATATAATATTGTTAGGCAAGTTTGGTGTTTTTTTTTCTTCTGGCGATCAGTGTTTATCTTATCGTTATATATTGAGGTGGGGGTGGCATGTTCATCTGTTCTGGAAATAATACTCAAACACCTTTAACACGATTCTCTTTTGTGGACCCACCACACTTGATTTCTTTACCTTACACGAGATTCTTCTTGGGGACCTACCACACTTGTTTTCCTTTTTGTCCTCGCTTCACATAAACAAATGTCAACTCACACCACTCTATAACAAAATCCATGAAGTACAACTAATGATGATGTTGCTGTATATTCCTTTAAGGAAGATAAAATTCATAAATCATAACTTGTGTCTATTctcattattttttattttacttttttaCAATGATTAGTTCTCAATTTTCGTATTAATTGAAGTTATTTTcttttacttatttatttataaataattcaCTAGTTTATTACCATTACAAAGCACAAGTTTTTACTGTATTTTTATTTACATAATGTTAACATTTAATATAtgtaatatattttttatattacatatattagttatttaatttttgtaattagaataatatatttaaaaactTAGAACACTACAATTACTTGAAAGAAAGTATAAGTACCAGCTATATAAAAGAATCATGCAGAAATAGTTTAActcaaaatatattaaaaattactaaataataaatcAAGATATGATTGGGAACTTTTTCCTAATTTACAGTACAATTCAGCAAATATAGATACTTCTCTGTTTTTTGCAATATATTAAAATATAGTTACGAACTTCATTCCCATTTTACCATTGAATTCATCTAATATGTGTAGCTATGAATAAGATATCCTTAGAGCATCTCCATGATGTCTGTTATAACTGATGGGttaaattgaaattttaaaataatatgtaaaattttattaaatattatatttcgATGA is a window of Apium graveolens cultivar Ventura chromosome 11, ASM990537v1, whole genome shotgun sequence DNA encoding:
- the LOC141697161 gene encoding 4-hydroxyphenylpyruvate dioxygenase, translated to MGKQQSEAETQTTTSSNTSPATFKLVGFNNFIRTNPNSDHFIVKRFHHIEFWCGDATNTCRRFSWGLGMPIIAKSDLSTGNSVHASYLIRSAHLNFVFTAPYSPSTTTSSASATIPTFSAPTFHLFAAKHGLGVRAIAIEVADAEAAFVASVAHGARACSGPVQLGDGVWLAEVELYGDVVLRFVSFDSPKEDGLFLPGFEVVDGAASFRDLDYGIRRIDHAVGNVPELGPVVEYIKGFTGFHEFAEFTAEDVGTLESGLNSVVLANNDEMVLLPLNEPVYGTKRKSQIQTYLEHNEGAGVQHLALVSEDIFRTLREMRKRSCIGGFEFMPTPPPTYYKNLKNRVGDVLSDEQIKECEELGILVDKDDQGTLLQIFTKPVGDRPTIFIEIIQRVGCMLKNDAGQIYQKGGCGGFGKGNFSELFKSIEEYEKTLEAKQITGSAAA